From one Agathobaculum sp. NTUH-O15-33 genomic stretch:
- the modA gene encoding molybdate ABC transporter substrate-binding protein produces MNDKGKRMLCVMAAAGLLAGGLAGCGNGGPAETKKEAPHANETVELTVFAAASMMETLTELAESYKAVAPNVKLTFNFDSSGTLKTQIEEGADCDLFISAAQKQMNQLDVSKDAAGNPGGLGLIDAATRVDLLENKVALVVPEGNPAGIRSFDDIGTKCDLIALGNDDVPVGQYSEEILTGLGLLDALESAYKITYGSNVKEVATQVAEGSVDCGIIYATDAFAAGLTIVDQAAKDLCKQVVYPAAVLKAAPHPDEARAFLDYLQSDAAIKVFEAVGFAKAG; encoded by the coding sequence ATGAACGATAAAGGGAAACGAATGCTTTGCGTCATGGCCGCCGCCGGGCTGCTCGCGGGCGGACTTGCAGGCTGTGGTAACGGCGGACCGGCTGAAACGAAAAAGGAAGCGCCCCACGCAAATGAAACGGTGGAGCTGACCGTATTCGCCGCCGCTTCCATGATGGAAACGCTGACCGAGCTGGCGGAAAGCTACAAGGCCGTCGCGCCCAACGTGAAGCTGACGTTCAATTTCGATTCGTCCGGCACGCTGAAAACCCAGATCGAGGAGGGGGCCGACTGCGACCTGTTCATCTCGGCGGCGCAAAAGCAGATGAACCAGCTCGACGTATCCAAGGACGCGGCGGGCAATCCGGGCGGCCTTGGTTTGATCGACGCCGCGACGCGCGTCGATCTGCTGGAAAACAAGGTCGCGCTGGTCGTGCCCGAAGGCAACCCGGCGGGCATCCGGTCGTTTGATGATATCGGCACCAAATGCGATTTGATTGCGCTTGGCAATGACGACGTGCCGGTCGGCCAGTATTCGGAAGAAATTCTGACCGGACTCGGTCTGCTGGACGCACTGGAAAGCGCATACAAGATCACCTATGGCTCCAACGTGAAGGAGGTCGCCACGCAGGTGGCCGAGGGCTCGGTCGATTGCGGCATCATCTACGCGACCGACGCCTTTGCAGCGGGGTTGACTATTGTCGATCAGGCTGCAAAGGATCTGTGCAAGCAGGTTGTTTACCCCGCGGCAGTGCTCAAAGCCGCGCCGCACCCGGATGAGGCGCGGGCATTTTTAGATTACTTGCAGTCCGATGCCGCGATAAAAGTCTTTGAAGCGGTCGGCTTTGCCAAAGCAGGCTAA
- a CDS encoding sulfate/molybdate ABC transporter ATP-binding protein, which yields MLMVDIQKAFGSFRLDVSFTAEKETIGLLGASGCGKSMTLRCIAGIVKPDSGKIVLDGQTLFDSERGIDLPPQKRRVGLLFQNYALFPNMTVEQNILTGLRRSGLAQHAKRVRVAETVERLQLGGLERRRPHQLSGGQQQRAALARILVSEPRILMLDEPFSALDSFLRWQTEREVLRVLEQFNGPALFVSHNRDEIYRLCDKVAVYDRGRIDAYCEKWALFQSPHTRAAALLTGCKNIADAYPSGENAVTVPAWNLTLRAAAPMAGDVSAVGIRAHFFRPGGTENAFACRVEQVIESPFEVRVLVRPKGASQSLCWILNKAEYAALPNRESLTLSVSPSDILPLR from the coding sequence ATGCTCATGGTGGATATTCAGAAAGCCTTTGGCTCGTTCCGGCTGGACGTGTCGTTCACGGCGGAAAAGGAAACGATCGGCCTGCTGGGCGCTTCGGGCTGCGGCAAAAGTATGACGCTGCGGTGCATCGCGGGCATCGTCAAGCCGGACAGCGGCAAGATCGTGCTGGACGGGCAAACGCTGTTTGATTCCGAGCGGGGCATCGATCTGCCGCCGCAGAAGCGGCGCGTCGGCCTGCTGTTCCAGAATTACGCGCTGTTCCCCAATATGACGGTGGAGCAAAACATCCTGACAGGGCTGCGGCGGAGCGGTCTGGCGCAGCACGCAAAGCGCGTTCGCGTCGCGGAGACAGTGGAACGGTTACAGCTCGGCGGCTTGGAGCGCCGCCGCCCGCACCAGCTTTCGGGCGGGCAGCAGCAGCGCGCCGCGCTGGCGCGCATTCTGGTATCCGAGCCGCGTATCCTGATGCTGGACGAGCCGTTTTCCGCCTTGGATAGCTTTCTCCGCTGGCAAACCGAGCGCGAGGTCCTGCGTGTGCTCGAACAGTTTAACGGCCCGGCGCTGTTCGTTTCCCACAACCGCGATGAGATCTACCGGCTTTGCGATAAGGTAGCGGTGTACGATCGCGGCCGCATCGATGCGTACTGTGAAAAGTGGGCGCTGTTTCAAAGCCCGCATACGCGCGCGGCGGCGCTTTTGACCGGCTGCAAAAATATTGCGGACGCATACCCGTCCGGTGAGAACGCGGTGACGGTACCCGCGTGGAATTTGACCCTGCGGGCGGCGGCGCCCATGGCGGGCGATGTTTCCGCGGTGGGAATCCGCGCCCACTTCTTTCGGCCCGGCGGGACGGAAAACGCGTTTGCCTGCCGCGTGGAGCAGGTGATCGAAAGCCCGTTTGAGGTGCGCGTGCTGGTCAGGCCAAAAGGCGCTTCGCAGTCCCTCTGCTGGATTCTGAACAAAGCGGAATACGCCGCGCTGCCAAACCGGGAAAGCCTTACGCTGTCCGTTTCACCAAGCGACATTTTGCCACTGCGATAA
- the gdhA gene encoding NADP-specific glutamate dehydrogenase: MALTNSYLNSVYETVEKRNPGEPEFLQAVLEVLESFEPVVEQRPELEACGVVERLVEPERMIMFRVPWVDDSGKTQVNRGFRVQFNSAIGPYKGGLRFHPSVNASVIKFLGFEQCFKNSLTGLPMGGGKGGSDFNPKGKSDAEIMRFCQSFMTELCRHIGQFTDVPAGDIGVGGREIGYMYGQYKRLQNEFTGVLTGKGLSFGGSLARTEATGYGLCYYMSEMLAYKGTSFEGKTVAISGSGNVAIYACQKATQLGAKVVTMSDSNGFIYDPNGIKLDIVKDIKEVKRGRIMEYAERVNGSTYTEGERPWSVPCDIALPCATQNELNGDDAKTLVANGCKFVAEGANMPSTPEAVAVFHENGVFFGPAKAANAGGVATSGLEMSQNSLRLSWSFEEVDERLHGIMVNIFKTCVESAQKYGHKDNLVMGANIGGFVKIADAMLAQGIV; the protein is encoded by the coding sequence ATGGCACTTACAAACAGCTATCTCAATAGCGTATATGAAACCGTAGAAAAGCGCAACCCGGGCGAGCCTGAATTCCTGCAGGCCGTACTCGAAGTGCTCGAAAGCTTCGAGCCTGTCGTAGAGCAGCGCCCCGAGCTTGAGGCTTGCGGCGTTGTCGAGCGTTTAGTCGAGCCGGAGCGCATGATCATGTTCCGTGTGCCGTGGGTGGACGACAGCGGCAAGACGCAGGTCAACCGCGGCTTCCGTGTACAGTTCAATTCCGCCATTGGTCCGTACAAGGGCGGCCTGCGGTTCCATCCGTCGGTAAACGCTTCCGTTATCAAATTCCTCGGTTTTGAGCAGTGCTTTAAAAACAGCCTGACCGGCCTGCCCATGGGCGGCGGCAAGGGCGGTTCAGACTTTAACCCCAAGGGCAAGTCCGACGCGGAGATCATGCGTTTCTGCCAGTCCTTCATGACCGAGCTGTGCCGCCACATCGGCCAGTTCACCGATGTGCCCGCCGGCGATATCGGCGTGGGCGGCCGCGAGATCGGCTATATGTACGGCCAGTACAAGCGCCTGCAAAACGAGTTTACCGGCGTTCTGACCGGCAAGGGACTTTCCTTCGGCGGTTCGCTGGCCCGTACCGAAGCGACCGGCTACGGCCTGTGCTACTATATGAGCGAAATGCTCGCATACAAGGGCACTTCGTTTGAAGGCAAAACCGTGGCGATCTCCGGCAGCGGCAACGTGGCGATCTATGCCTGCCAGAAGGCCACCCAGTTGGGCGCCAAGGTCGTCACCATGTCGGATTCCAACGGCTTTATCTACGATCCCAACGGCATCAAGCTCGATATCGTAAAGGATATCAAGGAAGTCAAGCGCGGCCGCATCATGGAATATGCCGAGCGCGTGAACGGCAGCACCTACACCGAGGGCGAGCGTCCGTGGAGCGTCCCGTGCGATATCGCCCTGCCCTGCGCGACCCAGAACGAGCTGAACGGCGACGACGCGAAAACGCTGGTCGCAAACGGCTGCAAGTTCGTCGCCGAGGGCGCGAACATGCCTTCCACCCCGGAAGCCGTCGCCGTGTTCCATGAGAACGGCGTGTTCTTCGGCCCGGCCAAGGCGGCGAACGCGGGCGGCGTGGCCACCTCCGGCTTGGAGATGAGCCAGAACTCGCTGCGCCTTTCTTGGTCCTTTGAAGAGGTCGACGAGCGCCTGCACGGCATCATGGTCAACATCTTCAAGACCTGCGTGGAATCCGCGCAGAAGTACGGCCACAAGGACAACCTTGTCATGGGCGCGAACATCGGCGGCTTTGTCAAGATCGCCGACGCGATGCTTGCGCAGGGCATTGTGTAA
- a CDS encoding MGMT family protein: protein MENTYQKIYAVVRRIPRGRVASYGQVAALAGNPRWARVVGYALHVNPDPAGVPCYRVVTQDGRISAAFAFGGGDVQRAMLEADGVRFTADGRVDMAAFRWQPEDN, encoded by the coding sequence ATGGAAAATACATACCAAAAGATCTATGCCGTGGTACGGCGCATCCCGCGCGGCCGCGTCGCTTCCTATGGGCAGGTCGCGGCGCTCGCGGGCAACCCGCGCTGGGCGCGCGTGGTCGGCTATGCGCTGCATGTCAATCCGGACCCGGCGGGCGTTCCGTGCTACCGCGTCGTCACACAGGATGGGCGCATATCCGCGGCTTTCGCTTTTGGCGGGGGCGATGTGCAGCGCGCCATGCTGGAAGCCGACGGCGTCCGGTTTACGGCGGACGGACGGGTGGATATGGCGGCGTTCCGGTGGCAGCCGGAGGACAACTAA
- a CDS encoding sensor domain-containing diguanylate cyclase: MKNRILLRTNLLICAILLIGFLLTALLSYRANYSAAIENIEQVSTLTSEGIYTQINSIFTKPVNISMTMANDSLLKTLLSKEREGPEDEAFLEPLKQYLNAYRLKYGYDSVFLVSTATGRYYHFNGFDRYLEPDDPENSWCYDLLDDPREFALNVDNDEVAGAGQQLTIFVNCKILDEEGEIQGLIGVGLRIDGLQTMLSDYKDEFGVNAYLIDGNGTIQVSDDHSGHDALSLFEIDRYSEEVQRRILDWNETGSARSFWVPDETGAPQSNYVIVRYLPDPDWHLVVERDTGALMQELNLHMAQTVLIILAIIVVILFIVSYTVRNFNRQIVTLARTFAYEKYALFEKATEELYENIYELDITHNRPANSATEAYFTSLGAPAGTPFGSALHIIAAKQVKEEFRQGYIATFSPENVLRAYASGQDTLRYDLMISSGGQDYYWMRITARIVRCESDGAIHMLTYRQNIDAEKRQERRLRELAQADETTGLLTRSAIQRLGEQLLSEKGAAMYAFFLCDIDNFKQANDKFGHDYGDSVIRAFAHTMQGQFQQDNILGRLGGDEFAALVPIPAGHGAEWATEKANALSGALRFLYGEEDRAWAVSASIGVALANADTAGFDDLYKRAEHALYQTKKRGRDGYTIAPPTADHDERTDKDGS, translated from the coding sequence TTGAAAAACCGCATTTTGTTGCGGACCAATCTATTGATCTGCGCAATACTCCTGATCGGCTTCCTGCTGACCGCGCTTCTCAGTTACCGGGCCAATTACAGCGCCGCCATTGAAAATATCGAGCAGGTTTCCACCCTGACCTCGGAGGGTATCTACACCCAAATCAATTCTATTTTCACAAAGCCGGTCAATATATCGATGACCATGGCCAACGACAGCCTGCTCAAAACATTGCTTTCCAAAGAGCGAGAAGGCCCCGAAGACGAGGCCTTTCTGGAACCGCTCAAGCAGTATTTAAACGCTTACCGCTTGAAATACGGCTACGATTCGGTCTTTCTCGTTTCCACGGCGACCGGACGGTACTATCATTTCAACGGCTTCGACCGCTACCTCGAGCCGGACGACCCAGAAAACAGCTGGTGTTACGACCTGCTAGACGATCCGCGCGAATTCGCCTTAAATGTGGACAACGATGAGGTCGCGGGCGCCGGGCAGCAGCTGACGATCTTTGTAAACTGCAAGATCTTGGACGAGGAGGGCGAGATACAGGGCCTGATCGGCGTGGGGCTGCGCATAGACGGCCTGCAAACCATGCTGAGCGATTACAAAGACGAGTTCGGGGTAAACGCTTACCTGATCGACGGCAACGGCACCATTCAGGTATCGGACGACCATTCCGGCCACGACGCGCTGAGCCTGTTTGAAATAGACCGCTACAGCGAAGAGGTGCAGCGGCGCATCCTCGACTGGAACGAGACCGGCTCCGCCCGCAGCTTTTGGGTTCCGGACGAGACGGGCGCGCCCCAAAGCAACTATGTCATCGTTCGCTATCTGCCCGATCCCGATTGGCATCTGGTGGTCGAACGCGACACGGGCGCGCTGATGCAGGAGCTGAACCTGCATATGGCGCAGACCGTGCTCATCATCCTCGCGATTATTGTAGTCATTCTATTTATCGTTTCCTACACGGTGCGCAATTTTAACCGCCAGATCGTAACGCTAGCCCGCACGTTCGCCTATGAAAAATACGCGCTGTTTGAAAAAGCCACCGAAGAGCTGTATGAAAATATTTACGAGCTCGACATCACGCACAACCGCCCCGCCAACAGCGCGACGGAAGCCTATTTTACCAGTCTGGGCGCGCCTGCCGGCACACCGTTCGGCAGCGCGCTGCATATCATCGCGGCAAAGCAGGTAAAGGAAGAGTTCCGTCAGGGCTACATCGCCACGTTTTCCCCGGAAAACGTACTGCGCGCTTACGCCAGCGGGCAGGATACCCTGCGGTATGATTTAATGATCTCGAGCGGCGGACAGGATTACTATTGGATGCGCATCACCGCGCGCATCGTGCGCTGCGAAAGCGACGGCGCGATCCATATGCTGACCTACCGCCAGAACATCGACGCGGAAAAACGGCAGGAGCGCCGCCTGCGCGAGCTGGCGCAAGCGGACGAGACCACCGGCCTGCTGACCCGGTCCGCGATCCAGCGGCTCGGCGAACAGCTGCTGAGCGAAAAGGGCGCTGCGATGTACGCGTTTTTCCTGTGCGACATTGACAACTTCAAACAGGCCAACGATAAATTCGGCCACGATTATGGCGATTCGGTCATACGCGCCTTCGCCCATACCATGCAGGGCCAGTTCCAGCAGGATAATATTTTAGGCCGCCTTGGCGGCGACGAATTCGCCGCGCTCGTTCCCATTCCGGCTGGTCACGGCGCCGAGTGGGCCACGGAAAAAGCAAATGCCTTAAGCGGCGCGCTGCGTTTTCTCTACGGCGAGGAGGACCGCGCGTGGGCGGTCTCGGCCAGCATCGGCGTGGCGCTTGCAAACGCGGATACCGCCGGTTTCGACGATCTGTATAAACGCGCGGAGCACGCGCTGTACCAAACCAAGAAACGCGGCCGGGACGGCTACACCATAGCTCCCCCGACCGCAGACCATGACGAAAGGACCGACAAGGATGGCAGCTGA
- a CDS encoding branched-chain amino acid transporter permease, producing the protein MSLPQQMITIAMCVLGTMATRFLPFLVFSPQKPTPRYIQYLGRALPAAVFGMLVVYCLKNISLFTGSHGLPELLAIALVVALHLWKRQMLISIAGGTIFYMLLVQYVF; encoded by the coding sequence ATGTCGTTGCCACAGCAGATGATCACCATCGCCATGTGTGTGCTCGGCACGATGGCGACGCGGTTTCTGCCCTTCTTGGTCTTTTCCCCGCAAAAGCCGACGCCGCGCTATATCCAGTATCTAGGCCGCGCGCTGCCCGCCGCCGTTTTCGGCATGCTGGTCGTTTATTGCCTGAAAAACATCAGTCTGTTTACCGGCAGCCACGGACTGCCCGAGCTGCTTGCCATCGCGCTTGTCGTAGCGCTGCACTTATGGAAACGGCAAATGCTCATCTCCATCGCGGGCGGCACCATCTTTTATATGCTGCTGGTGCAGTATGTGTTTTAG
- a CDS encoding AzlC family ABC transporter permease, which translates to MSRSNLVKNALKTAFPYTIPIFAGFWFLGLTYGIYMNISGFSFWYPMLMSLTIFGGSLEFVAVTMLLGTFAPMQTLIMTLMIQARHLFYGISMLDKFKGTGWKKPYLIFGMCDESFSINYTADIPETVDRGWFMFFVTLLNQIYWVSGATLGGVLGSLISMNTEGLEFAMTAMFVVIFLEQCFKEKRPYTALLGIGASILCRLGFGADSFLIPTMLCILLVLTVLRRPLEKAGEPA; encoded by the coding sequence TTGTCACGCTCGAATTTAGTTAAAAACGCACTCAAAACCGCATTTCCCTATACGATACCGATTTTTGCGGGCTTTTGGTTTTTGGGACTTACCTACGGTATTTATATGAACATATCCGGCTTTTCCTTTTGGTATCCCATGCTGATGAGCCTGACCATTTTCGGCGGTTCGCTGGAATTTGTGGCCGTGACAATGCTGCTCGGCACGTTTGCGCCCATGCAAACCCTGATCATGACGCTGATGATCCAAGCGCGCCACCTGTTTTACGGCATCTCCATGCTGGACAAGTTCAAGGGCACCGGCTGGAAAAAGCCTTATTTGATTTTCGGTATGTGCGATGAGAGCTTTTCCATCAATTATACGGCCGATATCCCGGAAACGGTCGACCGGGGCTGGTTCATGTTTTTCGTCACCCTGCTCAACCAAATTTACTGGGTATCCGGCGCAACGCTGGGCGGCGTGCTCGGCTCGCTGATCAGCATGAATACCGAGGGGCTGGAATTTGCCATGACCGCCATGTTCGTCGTTATTTTTTTGGAACAGTGTTTCAAGGAAAAACGGCCCTACACGGCGCTGCTCGGCATCGGCGCATCCATTCTTTGCCGGCTGGGCTTTGGCGCGGATTCGTTCTTGATCCCGACCATGCTCTGTATCCTGCTCGTACTGACCGTGCTGCGCCGTCCTCTTGAGAAAGCAGGTGAGCCCGCATGA
- a CDS encoding aminotransferase-like domain-containing protein, with amino-acid sequence MPFNSFADYPMSWKPDRAGLKRPIYLSLAQRLETDIGAGLLAPGVKLPPQRELADFLDINFTTVTRAYKLCELKGLVVAETGRGTFVSPRAARPITISADHMVRECIDLAFGASFEQCNSMIADAMRRVMAKPYFDRLLDYTDPSGMPHHKQAALNWMRGMGLEARPEQMAIVSGAQNGLVIALMALFQPGDRIAVDTYTFSNLIEFARLHHLHLVPVRGDRQGMLPEELEAQCKLNEVRGVFLMPSCSNPTTVVLPEERKRMLIRVIRQYGLLLVEDDTHAFLTAGVVPDYEGPMYRLLPEQTVYICSTSKAICSGLRVAYLVFGEALRERILHTIYNVNVKTSSLNAEIVTELLLTGRAGEIMAEKKRLAEQANALFNACFPAEAHNGHPLAFFRWLPVSSALPGEQLEKQLETRGIRVFHSDRFLSGPVQPQKYLRIALSTADSMERLRAGLYILREALLT; translated from the coding sequence ATGCCATTCAATTCGTTTGCGGATTACCCCATGTCTTGGAAGCCCGACCGGGCCGGACTCAAGCGCCCGATCTACCTGTCGCTCGCGCAGCGGCTGGAAACGGATATCGGCGCGGGCCTGCTGGCGCCCGGCGTAAAGCTGCCGCCCCAGCGGGAGCTGGCGGATTTTCTGGATATTAATTTTACAACGGTCACCCGCGCTTATAAGCTGTGCGAACTCAAGGGGCTGGTGGTCGCCGAAACGGGGCGCGGCACGTTTGTATCGCCCCGCGCCGCGCGGCCGATCACCATATCGGCCGATCATATGGTGCGCGAATGCATCGATCTGGCCTTTGGGGCTTCCTTTGAACAGTGCAATAGTATGATTGCGGACGCCATGCGCCGCGTAATGGCAAAACCGTATTTCGACCGCCTGCTCGATTATACCGACCCCTCCGGCATGCCACACCACAAGCAGGCGGCGCTGAACTGGATGCGCGGCATGGGGCTGGAAGCGCGGCCCGAACAGATGGCGATCGTATCGGGCGCACAAAACGGGCTTGTCATTGCGCTGATGGCGCTTTTCCAGCCGGGCGACCGCATCGCAGTGGATACGTATACCTTTTCCAACCTGATCGAGTTTGCGAGGTTGCATCATCTGCACTTAGTACCCGTGCGCGGCGACCGTCAGGGTATGCTGCCGGAGGAGCTGGAAGCGCAGTGCAAGCTCAACGAGGTGCGCGGCGTTTTCCTCATGCCGTCCTGCTCGAATCCCACCACGGTTGTCCTGCCGGAAGAGCGCAAGCGGATGCTGATCCGGGTCATCCGGCAATACGGCCTGCTTTTGGTGGAGGATGATACCCACGCGTTTTTGACCGCGGGCGTGGTGCCGGATTACGAGGGACCCATGTACCGGCTGCTGCCGGAGCAAACGGTTTATATTTGCAGTACCTCGAAGGCGATCTGCTCGGGCCTGCGGGTGGCGTATCTGGTGTTTGGGGAAGCGCTTCGCGAGCGGATTTTACATACCATTTATAATGTGAACGTCAAGACCTCCTCGCTCAACGCGGAGATCGTCACCGAGCTGCTGCTCACCGGCCGCGCGGGCGAGATCATGGCGGAAAAGAAACGGCTGGCCGAACAGGCGAACGCGTTGTTTAACGCCTGCTTTCCGGCCGAAGCGCATAACGGGCATCCGCTCGCGTTCTTCCGCTGGCTGCCGGTATCCTCCGCGCTGCCCGGCGAACAGCTGGAAAAGCAGCTTGAAACGCGCGGCATCCGGGTCTTTCATTCCGACCGGTTCTTGAGCGGTCCGGTGCAGCCTCAAAAATATTTGCGTATCGCGCTGTCCACCGCGGATTCGATGGAGCGGCTGCGGGCGGGGCTGTATATTTTGCGCGAAGCCCTCTTGACTTAG
- a CDS encoding MerR family transcriptional regulator, translated as MTIAEVSKKYDISADTLRYYERIGLIPPVPRTKSGIRNYDETSCGWVELMKCMRAAGVQIEALIEYVALFQQGDQTIDARKCILIEQRDQLIARMADMQQSLDRLNFKIDRYEQGLMTKEQLLRRAQAEKE; from the coding sequence ATGACGATTGCAGAAGTGAGTAAAAAATACGATATCTCGGCGGACACGCTGCGGTACTATGAGCGTATCGGGCTGATCCCGCCCGTGCCCCGCACCAAAAGCGGCATCCGGAATTATGACGAGACGTCCTGCGGCTGGGTTGAGCTGATGAAATGCATGCGCGCCGCCGGTGTGCAGATCGAAGCGCTGATCGAATATGTCGCCTTGTTCCAGCAGGGGGATCAGACCATCGATGCGCGCAAGTGCATCCTGATCGAGCAGCGCGACCAGCTGATCGCCCGCATGGCGGACATGCAACAGTCACTTGACCGGCTGAATTTCAAGATCGACCGCTACGAGCAGGGGCTGATGACCAAGGAACAGCTGCTTCGGCGCGCGCAGGCGGAAAAGGAATAA
- a CDS encoding HAD family hydrolase — MKKAAIFDMDGVLFDTERLYRESWVETAAQFGQAFLPAFPAAVCGTSGAKLQAVVREYYPAVDAAAFVECCMERVRKVLREQPVPEKPGLHEILTFFRGNGVKIAVASSSEPSMIESNLRRTGVIDHFDAVVSGVQMPRSKPAPDIFLEAARRLGCAPEDCYVFEDGLSGLRAGLAAGCATVMIPDLTPPTDELRVACAAICDSLHAVIDAIRAGTI; from the coding sequence ATGAAAAAAGCGGCTATTTTTGATATGGACGGCGTACTGTTCGATACCGAGCGACTGTACCGGGAAAGCTGGGTGGAGACCGCGGCGCAGTTTGGGCAAGCGTTTCTGCCGGCCTTTCCGGCCGCGGTATGCGGTACGAGCGGGGCCAAGCTGCAAGCTGTGGTGCGCGAGTATTATCCGGCGGTCGACGCGGCGGCGTTCGTCGAGTGCTGCATGGAGCGCGTTCGCAAGGTGCTGCGGGAGCAGCCGGTGCCGGAAAAGCCCGGCTTGCATGAGATCCTGACGTTTTTTCGCGGCAATGGCGTTAAGATCGCGGTCGCCAGCAGCAGTGAACCCTCCATGATCGAAAGCAATTTGCGCCGCACGGGTGTGATCGATCACTTTGACGCGGTCGTCAGCGGCGTGCAAATGCCGCGCAGCAAGCCCGCGCCCGATATTTTTTTGGAAGCCGCCCGCCGGTTGGGGTGCGCCCCCGAGGACTGCTATGTGTTCGAGGACGGGCTGAGCGGCCTGCGCGCGGGTCTGGCCGCCGGCTGCGCCACGGTCATGATCCCCGATCTGACGCCGCCGACCGATGAATTGCGCGTCGCCTGCGCGGCGATCTGCGATAGCCTGCATGCCGTGATCGACGCGATCCGCGCGGGAACGATCTGA
- a CDS encoding TolC family protein, which translates to MKRYMAAGLAALTLCSVCAPAYAADDEAAAQPIALSFASLEQTVRENNVSIKAYGNNLKSVEATAPGDSYIISYANVEDEISEYQRQIKELDQTINELDADETALRKTLQSQRASLQSSLNAAIASYDDLEDQEDDDEDSHQSSINSTKRQTENLADQICMSAESTYISLQSLAYSRSQKERSIAQLNRDIAVTETRVSRGMASQNDLQKQQSERESLKADLNTIETQYENLKNTLAMQCGYSVGTAFTTDALPEVTEEQLAAIDYDSDLTEALKNSYSIFQKEDAVRQASDDYENNVTDNLYTFKAAQIELDAEKESVTASFRKLYKSLEEAQSLLTAAQADWTQAQKQFTIMKTKYDCGMISKNEYDDAQDEFTEAQEAIDNAKIDLLTAYNTYQWAKRGVMSST; encoded by the coding sequence ATGAAACGCTATATGGCCGCCGGCCTTGCGGCGCTGACCCTGTGCAGCGTCTGCGCGCCCGCCTATGCCGCGGACGACGAGGCCGCAGCACAGCCCATCGCCCTATCGTTCGCGTCGCTCGAACAGACGGTTCGCGAAAACAACGTATCGATTAAGGCGTATGGCAACAACCTCAAAAGCGTCGAAGCGACCGCCCCCGGAGACAGCTATATCATCAGCTACGCCAACGTGGAGGACGAGATCAGCGAATACCAGCGCCAGATCAAAGAACTGGACCAGACGATCAACGAGCTTGACGCGGACGAGACCGCGCTGCGAAAAACGCTCCAATCGCAGCGGGCTTCTTTACAGAGCAGCCTGAACGCGGCGATCGCCTCCTACGACGATCTGGAGGATCAGGAGGACGATGATGAGGACAGCCACCAAAGCTCCATCAACAGCACTAAACGGCAAACCGAAAACTTGGCCGATCAGATCTGCATGAGCGCGGAAAGCACCTATATTTCTCTGCAATCTCTTGCCTACTCCCGCAGCCAAAAGGAGCGTAGTATCGCCCAGCTCAATCGTGATATCGCGGTGACCGAGACCCGCGTGTCGCGCGGCATGGCAAGCCAAAACGATTTGCAAAAACAGCAAAGCGAACGGGAGAGCTTGAAAGCCGATCTGAATACCATTGAGACCCAGTATGAAAACCTGAAAAACACGCTGGCCATGCAGTGCGGCTATTCCGTGGGCACCGCGTTTACGACCGACGCGCTGCCCGAAGTGACCGAGGAACAGCTTGCCGCCATCGACTATGACAGCGATCTTACGGAAGCGCTGAAAAACAGCTATTCGATCTTTCAAAAGGAGGATGCTGTCCGTCAGGCTTCGGACGACTACGAAAACAACGTGACCGACAACCTGTACACCTTCAAGGCCGCTCAGATCGAGTTAGACGCGGAAAAAGAAAGCGTGACCGCCTCGTTTCGCAAGCTGTATAAATCGCTGGAGGAAGCGCAGTCCCTGCTGACGGCGGCGCAGGCCGATTGGACGCAGGCCCAAAAGCAGTTTACCATTATGAAAACCAAGTATGACTGCGGCATGATCTCCAAAAACGAGTATGACGACGCACAGGACGAGTTCACGGAGGCGCAAGAGGCGATCGACAATGCAAAGATCGATCTGCTCACCGCGTATAATACCTACCAATGGGCCAAAAGAGGCGTGATGTCCTCCACATAA